Proteins encoded in a region of the Sphingomonas japonica genome:
- the greB gene encoding transcription elongation factor GreB, with translation MDRPNYITPSGYTALKDEYDDLLTGERPRLVEVVSWAAGNGDRSENGDYIYGRKRLREIDRRLGFLARRMKAAKVVDPARQEDRTRVWFGATVRIVDEDERERIVTMVGDDETDAAAGRIGWNAPIARALRGAAVGDVRRVTLPAGEREYEVIAISYPD, from the coding sequence ATGGACCGCCCCAACTATATCACGCCGTCCGGCTATACGGCGCTCAAGGACGAATATGACGACCTGCTGACCGGCGAGCGTCCGCGACTGGTTGAGGTCGTGTCGTGGGCCGCCGGCAATGGCGATCGGTCCGAAAATGGCGACTATATCTATGGCCGCAAGCGCCTGCGCGAAATCGATCGGCGGCTTGGCTTCCTCGCCCGGCGGATGAAAGCGGCCAAAGTGGTCGATCCCGCGCGGCAGGAAGATCGCACCCGGGTGTGGTTCGGCGCGACCGTTCGGATCGTCGACGAGGATGAGCGCGAGCGCATCGTGACGATGGTGGGCGACGACGAGACAGACGCGGCGGCAGGGCGTATCGGCTGGAACGCGCCGATTGCCCGCGCGCTGCGCGGCGCCGCTGTCGGCGACGTGCGCCGCGTCACGCTTCCTGCCGGCGAGCGCGAATATGAGGTGATCGCGATTTCCTATCCCGACTGA
- a CDS encoding NYN domain-containing protein: MLINNTANAPTGNIALLIDADNASHVHLDPVLTVLAELGTVNVRRAYGNWKKPGLKNWADLSLRHGIEPYQQFDITKGKNATDMKMTIDAMDLLFRGRITGFGIMSSDSDFMPLAQRIRQEGIPVYGFGTERTPSGFRESCTRFIDVAKLGEDVSTMPLPPAIGRNETAAAEPPKSNSKQKVDSDLVKLLIDAYSASKQDAKKFASLSEVGQRAGNRSSFDTRNYGFARLSDLIEAVPNFQVERRDNGVFVKRMR, encoded by the coding sequence ATGCTTATCAACAACACTGCCAACGCCCCGACCGGCAACATCGCACTGCTGATCGACGCCGACAATGCCAGCCACGTTCACCTCGATCCGGTGCTGACGGTGCTGGCCGAACTCGGCACGGTCAACGTCCGGCGCGCTTACGGCAATTGGAAGAAGCCCGGCCTCAAGAACTGGGCCGATCTGTCGCTGCGCCACGGGATCGAGCCCTATCAGCAGTTCGACATCACCAAGGGCAAGAACGCCACCGACATGAAGATGACGATCGATGCGATGGACCTGCTGTTTCGCGGGCGCATCACCGGCTTCGGGATCATGTCGTCCGACAGCGATTTCATGCCGCTGGCGCAGCGCATCCGGCAGGAGGGGATTCCCGTCTACGGCTTCGGTACCGAGCGCACACCGTCAGGCTTTCGCGAATCCTGCACTCGCTTCATCGATGTCGCCAAGCTCGGCGAGGACGTATCGACGATGCCGCTGCCGCCCGCGATCGGCCGCAACGAGACGGCCGCGGCCGAGCCTCCCAAATCCAACTCAAAGCAGAAGGTCGACAGCGACCTCGTAAAGCTGCTGATCGATGCCTATTCGGCATCCAAGCAGGACGCCAAGAAATTCGCCAGCCTGTCCGAAGTCGGCCAGCGCGCAGGCAACCGGTCGAGCTTCGACACGCGCAACTACGGCTTTGCGCGACTATCCGACCTGATCGAAGCCGTACCCAATTTCCAGGTCGAACGCCGCGACAACGGCGTGTTCGTCAAACGCATGCGCTGA
- the ettA gene encoding energy-dependent translational throttle protein EttA, which produces MAVQYSYVMKGLSKTFPGANKPVLNNIHLQFLPDAKIAIIGPNGAGKSTLMKVMAGIDTEFTGEAWAAEGIKVGYLPQEPQLDPNKTVMENVKDGVRPIADLVDRFNAISAEMGDPQDDTDFDALMEEMGELQAKIDAVDGWSLDNQLEIAMEALRCPPGDASVENLSGGEKRRVALCKLLLEKPEILLLDEPTNHLDAESVAWLENYLKEYTGNVILVTHDRYFLDNVVNWVLELDRGRYYTYESNYSGYLEKKAKRLEQEEREEAGKQKAIADELAWMRQTPKARQTKSKARIKAFDELVKNQENRAVGKAQILIQIPERLGGKVIEAEGLTKAYGDKLLFENLTFSLPPGGIVGVIGPNGAGKSTLFKLITGQEQPDSGTIDVGQTVKLGYVDQSRDALNPANNVWEEISDKLEVFRFGKQELGTRAYVGAFNFKGQDQQKKVGQLSGGERNRVHIAKMLKEGGNVLLLDEPTNDLDVETLRALEEALETFAGCAVVISHDRFFLDRLCTHILAFEGDSHVEWFEGNYDSYEEDKRRRMGDAADRPTRLAYKKLTR; this is translated from the coding sequence GTGGCCGTCCAATACAGCTATGTCATGAAGGGTCTCAGCAAGACCTTCCCCGGCGCCAACAAGCCGGTACTCAACAACATTCACCTGCAGTTCCTGCCCGATGCCAAGATCGCGATCATCGGCCCCAACGGCGCCGGCAAGTCGACGCTGATGAAGGTGATGGCCGGGATCGACACCGAGTTCACCGGCGAGGCGTGGGCCGCCGAAGGCATCAAGGTCGGCTATCTGCCGCAAGAGCCGCAGCTCGACCCCAACAAGACGGTGATGGAGAACGTCAAGGACGGTGTGCGCCCGATCGCCGACCTCGTCGATCGCTTCAACGCGATCTCGGCGGAAATGGGCGATCCCCAGGACGATACCGATTTCGACGCGCTGATGGAGGAAATGGGCGAGCTTCAGGCGAAGATCGACGCGGTCGATGGCTGGAGCCTGGACAACCAGCTCGAGATCGCGATGGAGGCACTGCGCTGCCCGCCGGGCGACGCATCGGTCGAAAACCTGTCCGGCGGCGAGAAGCGCCGCGTTGCGCTGTGCAAGCTGCTGCTCGAAAAGCCCGAAATCCTGCTGCTCGACGAACCGACCAACCATCTCGACGCGGAAAGCGTGGCATGGCTCGAAAACTACCTCAAGGAATACACCGGCAACGTCATCCTCGTGACGCATGACCGCTACTTCCTCGACAACGTCGTCAATTGGGTGCTCGAGCTCGATCGCGGACGCTACTACACCTATGAAAGCAATTATTCCGGTTATCTGGAGAAGAAGGCCAAGCGGCTCGAGCAGGAAGAGCGCGAGGAGGCTGGCAAGCAGAAGGCGATCGCCGACGAGCTCGCCTGGATGCGGCAGACTCCCAAGGCGCGCCAGACTAAGTCCAAGGCGCGCATCAAGGCGTTCGATGAGCTCGTCAAGAATCAGGAGAACCGAGCGGTCGGCAAGGCGCAGATCCTTATCCAGATCCCCGAACGGCTCGGCGGCAAGGTGATCGAGGCCGAGGGGCTGACCAAGGCCTATGGCGACAAGCTGCTGTTCGAGAACCTGACGTTCAGCCTGCCACCGGGGGGCATCGTCGGGGTGATCGGTCCCAACGGCGCGGGCAAGTCGACGTTGTTCAAGCTGATCACGGGTCAGGAGCAGCCCGACAGCGGCACGATCGACGTCGGCCAGACGGTGAAGCTCGGCTATGTCGATCAGTCGCGCGACGCGCTCAACCCGGCCAATAATGTCTGGGAGGAGATTTCGGACAAGCTCGAAGTCTTCCGCTTCGGCAAGCAGGAACTGGGGACGCGCGCCTATGTCGGTGCGTTCAACTTCAAGGGGCAGGACCAGCAGAAGAAGGTCGGCCAGCTATCGGGCGGCGAGCGCAACCGGGTTCATATCGCCAAGATGCTCAAGGAGGGCGGCAACGTCCTGCTGCTCGACGAGCCGACCAACGACCTCGACGTCGAGACGCTGCGCGCGCTCGAGGAGGCGCTTGAGACGTTCGCGGGCTGCGCGGTGGTCATCAGCCATGACCGCTTCTTCCTCGATCGCCTGTGCACCCACATCCTCGCGTTCGAGGGCGACAGCCATGTCGAGTGGTTCGAGGGCAATTACGACAGCTATGAAGAGGACAAGCGCAGGCGGATGGGCGACGCCGCCGATCGCCCGACGCGACTGGCGTACAAGAAGCTGACCCGCTGA
- a CDS encoding M28 family peptidase translates to MIRILLAASAALAFGTPLSAQDMNAVAALRDAALSDTLAYEITEGITTEVGPRLAGTEAEQRARDWSVARLTALGFQNVRDEPFPLKTWVRGEERAAIVSPFPQPLVLTALGNSGATPPRGIEGEIVYFPTIADLQAAPAASLKGKIAFVSHAMTATQDGSQYTTYGVVRRIGPNVAAEKGAAAILIRSIGTDYHRNPHAGGTNFEDGVRPIPAAALALPDAEQLERVLRRGKPVRVKLVLTPKQIGARTSGNVIAEVPGSEPAAGIVLVACHLDSWDLGTGAFDDAAGCGIVAAAAKRIMDAGQPRRTIRVLFAGSEEVGVFGGKAYFEAHRRDPHVLAAESDFGADRIWRVDFNLPAAAKPVGDRIATALLPLGIGRGTAIAGGGADVSAVIASGVAGIDLQQHGTRYFDYHHTPDDTLDKIDPVQMRQNVAAWTAMLAIAANAPEEIGAVPARN, encoded by the coding sequence ATGATCAGGATACTGCTCGCGGCCAGTGCCGCCCTCGCCTTTGGTACCCCGCTTTCGGCGCAGGACATGAACGCCGTGGCCGCACTGCGCGACGCGGCGCTGTCCGACACACTTGCATATGAGATCACCGAGGGCATCACTACCGAGGTGGGCCCGCGGCTCGCCGGAACCGAGGCCGAACAGCGCGCGCGCGACTGGTCAGTCGCCAGGCTCACCGCGCTGGGCTTCCAGAACGTCCGCGACGAGCCGTTTCCGCTCAAGACCTGGGTGCGCGGCGAGGAGCGCGCCGCGATCGTCAGTCCGTTCCCGCAGCCGCTGGTGCTGACCGCGCTCGGCAATTCGGGCGCGACACCGCCGCGCGGGATCGAGGGCGAGATCGTCTATTTCCCGACGATCGCCGATCTGCAGGCAGCGCCCGCGGCCAGCCTCAAGGGCAAGATCGCCTTCGTCAGCCATGCTATGACCGCGACGCAGGACGGATCGCAGTACACCACCTATGGCGTCGTCCGCCGCATTGGTCCTAACGTCGCGGCGGAGAAGGGTGCGGCGGCGATCCTGATCCGGTCGATTGGGACCGACTATCATCGCAATCCGCACGCTGGCGGGACCAACTTCGAGGATGGCGTCAGGCCGATCCCGGCCGCCGCGCTTGCCCTGCCCGATGCTGAGCAGCTCGAGCGCGTGCTCCGGCGCGGCAAGCCGGTCCGCGTCAAGCTGGTGCTTACCCCGAAGCAGATCGGCGCCCGGACGTCGGGCAATGTCATCGCGGAAGTTCCGGGCAGCGAACCTGCCGCCGGGATCGTCCTTGTCGCATGTCATCTCGACAGCTGGGACCTCGGAACCGGCGCGTTTGACGACGCCGCCGGATGCGGCATCGTCGCCGCGGCGGCGAAGCGGATCATGGACGCCGGGCAGCCGCGACGCACCATCCGGGTGCTGTTCGCCGGATCGGAGGAAGTCGGCGTGTTCGGCGGCAAGGCCTATTTCGAAGCCCACCGCCGCGATCCCCATGTACTGGCCGCCGAATCAGATTTCGGCGCGGATCGCATCTGGCGGGTCGATTTCAACCTGCCGGCCGCCGCCAAGCCGGTCGGCGATCGGATCGCGACCGCGCTGCTGCCGCTCGGCATTGGGCGCGGGACGGCGATCGCCGGCGGCGGCGCAGATGTATCGGCAGTGATCGCCAGCGGCGTGGCCGGGATTGACCTGCAACAGCACGGCACGCGCTATTTCGATTACCACCACACGCCTGACGATACGCTCGACAAGATCGACCCGGTCCAAATGCGGCAGAATGTGGCGGCGTGGACCGCAATGCTGGCGATCGCCGCCAATGCCCCCGAAGAAATCGGCGCAGTTCCGGCGCGGAATTAG
- a CDS encoding GGDEF domain-containing protein, whose protein sequence is MAAGQVSQQSYYAAPPVASPPAFVEEVAPHRLGSLHARAAALSGIGAWECDLATQRLTWTPEVYDLFALPVGQPIERGATVEMYTKESRRALERLRADSVANRRGFTLDAEIVGADHRRRWMRIVAGTTLRDGRVTSLYGTKQDITDERRRWEALRRLSDEDALTGLANRRGFQSAFLDRNFERPEDGGATLILFDVDGFKRINDDWGHAAGDACLRQVAIRLARGFADAHIVARIGGDEFAVVLPNRMSAQTVQRTIMRQLAHIAAPILWDDVLLEIGASAGVAMTGGGDTPNMVFAAADAALYDVKRCGGNGVRCAPRPD, encoded by the coding sequence GTGGCGGCGGGGCAGGTTTCACAGCAATCATACTATGCAGCGCCACCCGTCGCATCGCCGCCGGCATTCGTTGAGGAGGTAGCACCGCACCGCCTTGGCAGCCTGCATGCACGCGCCGCGGCCCTGTCGGGCATCGGTGCATGGGAATGCGATCTGGCTACCCAGCGGCTGACCTGGACGCCCGAAGTGTACGATCTGTTCGCGCTTCCGGTCGGGCAGCCGATCGAACGCGGCGCCACGGTAGAGATGTATACCAAGGAGTCGCGCAGGGCGCTCGAACGATTGCGCGCGGATTCAGTCGCCAACCGGCGCGGGTTTACGCTGGATGCGGAGATCGTCGGGGCCGATCATCGTCGCCGGTGGATGCGGATCGTCGCGGGTACGACGTTGCGCGACGGCCGGGTAACATCGCTGTACGGCACCAAACAGGATATCACCGACGAGCGTCGCCGCTGGGAGGCGCTGCGGCGGCTGTCCGACGAGGACGCGCTCACCGGGCTGGCCAATCGCCGCGGATTCCAGTCTGCGTTTCTCGACCGAAACTTCGAGCGACCAGAGGATGGCGGCGCAACGCTGATCCTGTTCGACGTCGATGGGTTCAAGCGGATCAACGACGATTGGGGACATGCCGCCGGGGACGCCTGTCTGCGGCAAGTGGCAATCCGCCTGGCGCGCGGTTTTGCCGACGCGCACATCGTCGCGCGGATCGGCGGAGACGAGTTCGCAGTGGTGTTGCCGAACAGGATGTCGGCGCAGACGGTGCAGCGCACGATCATGCGGCAGCTTGCGCACATCGCTGCCCCGATCCTGTGGGACGACGTATTGCTGGAGATCGGCGCATCGGCGGGCGTGGCCATGACCGGCGGCGGCGATACCCCGAACATGGTGTTCGCCGCAGCGGATGCGGCGCTATACGATGTCAAGCGATGCGGCGGAAACGGTGTGCGCTGCGCTCCGCGGCCGGACTGA
- a CDS encoding TonB-dependent receptor plug domain-containing protein yields MRFANLLAGVALAVIAATTPVHAQTSGQAGQPVQSDAGQDGDVSAEEILVTADIAFRNRTNDPNPVLSYDLEYFQRFEPVSVGEMLKRVPGVTFTSDVLEYDQVQFRGLPPGFTQVLINGRRAPGGEADRSFFVDRIPAELVERIEIVRAPRADQPSEGVAGTLNIVTKESTQFEGGFVKAGALINADGEFRPSGAIAYAGKLGPDTDFWTALNYQERRNPKRKISYRFGGVPQTVDGGEADYIVDPEFDDLERQDDTRDGRDLSGSAEIVHRFGGGGRIRLGGFFVDTNRTESEVSDTFEGGDLDFVERATQVEDISQQTYALSGDGVIPLGGIELGFAGGWSAYREDTTALEVVENFEDDEIEEETSIIDLRDDEYSGTLFARFGKGSGLEVKAGIDLLSKQRDGFNNGDLIEDDFAFDIEEERYDPYVRLTLNPTPDLTIDAGLRYEITRRSVTVEDDPSVDYDSEMLNPSLHLRYAADADGQFRGSVARTVRRPNYDLLSPYEQEESPGDNDVTIGNPALRNERAWGVDVGYERRLGTSGIAGINFFYRDVTDLIELVAIGDNGEDGNVYTPRNIGDGQTWGVEVDLSAPLTAFGMPDTGLFANYTYLDSSTIDPFTREDRRFNNQPHHIYNVGFIQSLRALGASFGATISGRSGATESNFDEIIDLRYDPDLEAFLEKRFGERFVLRFSVQNILNRQKKEDFRVFDGDSLGEILENRAAGEIDEYEIERERAGQLFQVTLRAAF; encoded by the coding sequence ATGCGGTTTGCCAACTTGCTGGCGGGTGTGGCGCTTGCCGTCATCGCTGCCACGACACCAGTTCATGCCCAGACCAGCGGCCAGGCCGGGCAGCCGGTGCAAAGCGATGCCGGGCAGGACGGCGACGTCAGCGCCGAGGAAATCCTCGTCACCGCCGATATCGCCTTTCGCAATCGCACCAACGATCCCAATCCGGTGCTGAGCTACGACCTCGAATATTTCCAGCGCTTCGAGCCGGTGTCGGTCGGCGAAATGCTCAAGCGTGTGCCGGGGGTGACCTTCACCTCGGACGTGCTCGAATATGATCAGGTCCAGTTCCGCGGCCTGCCTCCCGGTTTCACGCAGGTGCTCATCAACGGCCGCCGGGCCCCTGGCGGTGAGGCGGACCGCAGCTTCTTCGTCGATCGCATCCCCGCCGAACTGGTCGAGCGGATCGAGATCGTCCGTGCCCCGCGCGCCGATCAGCCTAGCGAAGGCGTGGCAGGGACCCTCAACATCGTCACCAAGGAATCGACGCAGTTCGAAGGCGGCTTCGTCAAGGCCGGCGCGTTGATCAACGCCGATGGCGAGTTCCGGCCTTCGGGCGCGATCGCCTATGCCGGGAAGCTGGGCCCGGACACGGATTTCTGGACCGCTCTCAATTATCAGGAACGCCGCAATCCCAAGCGAAAGATCTCGTATCGCTTCGGCGGCGTGCCGCAGACCGTCGATGGCGGCGAAGCCGACTATATCGTCGATCCCGAGTTCGACGATCTCGAGCGGCAGGACGATACCCGCGACGGCAGAGACTTGTCGGGAAGCGCGGAGATCGTGCACCGCTTCGGGGGCGGCGGGCGCATCCGGCTCGGCGGGTTCTTCGTCGATACCAACCGCACCGAAAGCGAAGTATCGGACACGTTCGAGGGCGGCGATCTGGATTTCGTCGAGCGGGCCACCCAGGTCGAGGACATCAGCCAGCAGACCTATGCGCTGAGTGGCGACGGGGTGATTCCGCTGGGCGGGATCGAACTGGGCTTTGCCGGCGGATGGTCCGCGTATCGCGAGGATACCACGGCGCTCGAAGTGGTGGAGAATTTCGAGGATGACGAGATCGAGGAGGAAACCTCGATCATCGATCTGCGCGACGACGAATATTCGGGGACGCTGTTCGCGCGGTTCGGCAAGGGCAGTGGGCTCGAGGTCAAGGCGGGCATCGATCTGCTGTCGAAGCAGCGCGACGGCTTCAACAATGGCGACCTGATCGAGGACGATTTCGCGTTCGATATCGAGGAGGAGCGCTACGACCCCTATGTCCGCCTGACCCTCAATCCGACGCCCGACCTGACGATCGATGCCGGGCTGCGCTATGAGATCACGCGGCGCTCGGTGACGGTCGAGGACGATCCAAGCGTCGATTATGACTCGGAAATGCTCAATCCGTCGCTGCATCTGCGCTATGCCGCCGATGCCGACGGGCAGTTCCGCGGATCGGTCGCGCGTACCGTGCGCCGCCCCAATTACGACCTGCTCTCGCCCTATGAGCAGGAGGAAAGCCCGGGCGACAACGACGTCACGATCGGCAATCCCGCGCTGCGCAACGAGCGCGCCTGGGGGGTCGACGTCGGCTATGAGCGCCGGCTGGGCACCAGCGGCATCGCCGGTATCAATTTCTTCTATCGCGACGTCACCGACTTGATCGAGTTGGTAGCGATCGGTGACAATGGCGAGGACGGCAACGTCTATACGCCGCGCAATATCGGCGATGGCCAGACCTGGGGCGTCGAGGTCGATCTTTCGGCACCGCTGACGGCATTCGGGATGCCCGATACCGGACTGTTCGCGAACTACACCTATCTCGACAGCAGCACGATCGACCCGTTCACGCGCGAGGATCGGCGTTTCAACAATCAGCCGCATCACATCTACAATGTCGGCTTCATCCAGTCGCTGCGCGCGCTGGGCGCGAGCTTCGGCGCGACCATCTCGGGGCGGAGCGGGGCCACCGAATCCAATTTCGACGAGATCATCGACCTGCGCTACGACCCCGATCTCGAAGCGTTCCTCGAAAAGCGCTTCGGCGAGCGGTTCGTACTGCGCTTCTCGGTCCAAAATATCCTCAATCGCCAGAAGAAGGAGGATTTCCGGGTGTTCGATGGCGATTCGCTCGGCGAGATTCTCGAAAATCGCGCTGCGGGCGAAATCGACGAGTATGAGATCGAGCGCGAACGGGCAGGGCAACTCTTCCAAGTCACGCTACGCGCGGCATTTTAG
- a CDS encoding phytase has product MRTAPIASLLATLLAGCAPTPLDPPWRLGEAPPIVNASVETFVTTDPTVDADDPALWADPADPSRAVMFGTDKTDGLYVHNLDGSVRQFLPSGPLNNVDTRPGFVIDGRPQLLVAATNDGRLGINLYLFDPATLETRDWGFVPTDMGEPYGSCMGKLGDEYLLIANNKLGDIKQWRLRAGASGPEVTMMGIRKLGGQLEGCVVDDMAGVLYVGEEDVGVWRFPLDPAQGTQAMPVAKVDGVRITADVEGMTILQDGANRYLIVSSQGDSTFNIFRIAQGSETYVGRFAVDDSAAIDRVTATDGVDAFSGPIGPFPEGAVAMHDDRDGAGPQQNFKIVDWRDIRAALKLPPR; this is encoded by the coding sequence ATGCGCACCGCCCCGATTGCCAGCCTGCTGGCCACCCTGCTTGCCGGCTGCGCCCCGACCCCGCTCGACCCGCCTTGGCGGCTTGGCGAAGCGCCGCCGATCGTCAATGCCAGCGTCGAGACGTTTGTTACCACCGACCCCACCGTCGATGCCGACGACCCCGCCTTGTGGGCGGACCCGGCCGATCCGTCGCGCGCGGTGATGTTCGGAACCGACAAGACCGACGGCCTGTACGTCCACAATCTCGACGGCAGCGTGCGCCAGTTCCTGCCTAGCGGGCCGCTCAACAATGTCGATACACGGCCGGGCTTCGTGATCGACGGGCGGCCGCAACTGTTGGTCGCCGCCACAAATGACGGCAGGCTCGGCATCAACCTCTATCTGTTCGATCCGGCGACGCTGGAGACGCGCGACTGGGGCTTCGTGCCGACCGATATGGGCGAACCCTATGGATCGTGCATGGGCAAACTGGGCGACGAATATCTGCTGATCGCCAACAACAAGCTGGGCGATATCAAGCAATGGCGGCTGCGTGCTGGTGCGTCCGGTCCGGAAGTCACGATGATGGGCATCCGCAAACTCGGCGGCCAGCTGGAGGGATGCGTCGTCGATGACATGGCGGGCGTGCTCTACGTCGGCGAGGAAGATGTCGGCGTCTGGCGCTTCCCGCTCGATCCTGCACAGGGGACGCAGGCGATGCCGGTGGCGAAGGTCGACGGCGTGCGCATCACTGCCGATGTCGAGGGTATGACGATCCTGCAGGACGGCGCCAACCGCTATCTGATCGTGTCGTCGCAGGGCGACAGCACGTTCAACATCTTCCGCATCGCGCAAGGGTCCGAGACCTATGTCGGACGCTTCGCGGTCGATGACAGCGCCGCGATCGACCGCGTGACCGCAACCGATGGCGTCGATGCGTTCTCCGGCCCGATCGGGCCGTTCCCCGAAGGCGCGGTGGCGATGCACGACGATCGCGACGGGGCGGGTCCGCAGCAGAACTTCAAGATCGTCGACTGGCGCGACATCCGCGCCGCACTCAAACTGCCGCCGCGTTAA
- a CDS encoding M24 family metallopeptidase: MIWTRRALLAAAAAAPLAAKARGYAQTMAAAELSDITADAVPIGAEERARRLTRAQALMKAHGIGAVLIEPGASLTYFTGVRWGRSERLTAAILPVEGEPCIVTPFFEEPSVRESLGVPAEVRVWQEHEDPLAIAAGFLRDRGVSGRSIGIEETVRHFAVEGLARALPSAQLVSANPVVRGCRMIKSPAEIALMQKAADVTLAAYRWTHPRVEVGMTPADIAALMTQATQKLGGRVEFNLILLGEAAAYPHGTGKPQRVVAGDVVLMDCGCTVEGYQSDISRSFVVGRPTRDIARVWNQVRKGQDIAFAAARPGAPAGSVDDAVRRYYATLGYGPDYKLPGLSHRTGHGIGMEGHEPINLVRGEATLLAPGMCFSNEPGIYLPGKFGVRMEDCFHMAEAGPRWFSEPPRSIEQPIG; the protein is encoded by the coding sequence GTGATCTGGACTCGCCGGGCGCTGCTGGCGGCGGCTGCCGCGGCACCGCTCGCGGCGAAGGCACGTGGCTATGCACAGACCATGGCTGCCGCAGAGCTAAGCGACATCACTGCCGACGCCGTACCGATCGGTGCGGAGGAGCGTGCGAGGCGGCTGACCCGGGCGCAGGCGCTGATGAAAGCGCACGGCATCGGTGCGGTGCTCATCGAACCAGGCGCGTCGCTGACTTATTTTACCGGCGTGCGGTGGGGACGCAGCGAGCGGCTGACCGCGGCGATCCTGCCGGTCGAGGGCGAGCCGTGCATCGTCACGCCGTTCTTCGAGGAACCGTCGGTGCGCGAATCGTTGGGTGTCCCGGCCGAGGTGCGGGTGTGGCAGGAGCATGAAGACCCGCTCGCCATCGCCGCCGGGTTCCTGCGCGACCGCGGCGTGAGCGGTCGCTCGATCGGGATCGAGGAAACCGTGCGCCACTTCGCGGTCGAAGGGCTGGCGCGCGCGTTGCCCTCGGCGCAGCTGGTGTCCGCCAACCCGGTCGTGCGCGGCTGCCGGATGATCAAGTCTCCGGCAGAGATCGCGCTGATGCAGAAGGCTGCCGACGTCACGCTCGCCGCCTATCGCTGGACGCATCCGCGCGTCGAGGTCGGCATGACGCCCGCCGACATCGCCGCGCTGATGACACAGGCGACGCAGAAGCTGGGCGGGCGCGTCGAGTTCAACCTGATCCTGCTCGGCGAGGCGGCAGCCTATCCGCATGGCACCGGCAAGCCGCAGCGCGTCGTCGCGGGCGACGTCGTGCTGATGGATTGCGGCTGCACCGTCGAGGGCTATCAGTCCGACATCTCGCGCAGCTTCGTGGTCGGGCGGCCGACGCGCGACATTGCCCGCGTGTGGAACCAGGTGCGCAAGGGCCAGGACATCGCCTTCGCCGCCGCCCGGCCGGGAGCGCCTGCGGGGTCGGTCGACGACGCGGTTCGGCGCTATTACGCGACGCTCGGCTATGGCCCCGACTACAAGCTGCCGGGCCTGTCGCACCGCACGGGGCACGGCATCGGCATGGAAGGGCACGAACCGATCAACCTCGTCCGCGGCGAGGCCACCCTGCTGGCTCCGGGCATGTGCTTCTCGAACGAGCCCGGCATCTACCTGCCCGGCAAGTTCGGCGTGCGCATGGAAGACTGTTTCCACATGGCCGAGGCGGGGCCGCGCTGGTTCAGCGAGCCGCCGCGCTCGATCGAGCAGCCGATCGGTTAA